The nucleotide sequence CATTCCCACGATCTGCGGTGTCGGCGCGCTGGGATCAAGCCGCAGGTCGGGCAAGCGCTCAAGGATCGTTTGCAGTGCGACCCGATTTTCCATGCGGGCAAGGTGATTGCCGAGACAGGCGTGCGCCCCGACGGCAAACGCGATCTGAGCGTTGGAGTCTCGGTGCACGTCGAAGGTGTCGGGATCGGGGAAGATCCGCTCGTCGCGGTTGGCCGACCCAACGAACAGGTTCACGAGCGCCCCCGCGGGAATGTCCACGCCACCCAGCCGGCTGGGCCGGGTGCTGATCCGGCCGGTATGGAAAATCGGTGCCTCCCAGCGCAGGCCCTCCTCGACCGCGGCCGGGATCAGTACCGGATTGGCCCTGACCTCATCGAGTTGGTCGGGGTGAGTCAGCAGCGCAAAGAGCAGGTTGCCCAGTGACCGGTAGGTGGTCTCGACGCCGGCGGGCAGCAGCAGCCTCAGGAACGCAAAGATCTCTTCGTCGCTGAGCTTGTGCCCGTCGACCTCAGCCTCGACGAGTTCGGTGATCAGGTCGTCCTGCGGGTCGCGGCGACGCTGCCCGACGAGGTGCGCGAAGTAGTCGCGCAACGCATGAAACGCTGCCATGCCCCGGTCCCAGTTCAGCGGGATGCTGATCATCTCGATGGACCAGCGCTGGAATTTCTTCACGTCTTCGCGCGGGACTCCGAAGATGCGGGTGATGACGCGCACCGGGAGCGCAAAAGTGAAGCGCCGCACCAAATCGACCTGGCCGGCTGCGACGAACGAGTCGATGAGTTCGTGGGCGACCGGGCGAACGAGTTCGTCTTCCCAATGGACGACGCGTCTGGGTCGAAAAGCGGGAGCGACCAGCGCACGATGTACGCGGTGTTCGGGCTCATCCATCGCGACGATGGTATGGGCCAGCAGCGGGCCGATGGCCTCGCCGATGAGAGCGGACGAGTAGGTTTCATGGTCGCGGAAGACCGCCGAAACTTCCTCATAGCCCAGCACATTGACGGCGTTGATGTCGGCCTCTTCCCCGGCCATGCCCTCAGGCCCGAGCGCGGTACTCAAGGGGAGCGGCCATTGGCGCTGCACGCTGTTGCGCCGCCTGGCCTCGGCGACGTAGGGATACGGATCGACAGGAGGCCCGAGCTGCAGCGTGTCCGGAAGTTCGAAAGGATCCGCGTTGCCTTCAACGGATGCATCTGTTGTCATCGGTCTGCCTTCCGGGGTGCGAGTCGTTCGAAGTCGCCGGAGTCCTGCGCGATCATCATTGGCTTGTGTAGGTATTCGCGGCGACGTTCGGTACGCGCAAACAGCCACACCAGTTCCTCGAGCCGCTCAGCTGGCCCTGCAGCCACGAGCTCGGCAAGCTTCGCGTACCCGTCATCCCGGTCATCGGGACGACGGCCGAGAACCTTGGCCATGTCGCTCAGGTCGGCGTCGAGAAGCGCTGCGCCGACGCGTGATTCGAGTTGCACCGAGAGGGCGATCGAGGTAGCCGCGGAGATCTCGAATCGGCCGGCCTCGTCGGTCTCGATGGGTGCGCACTTGACCTCGAGGTACTCCACCAGGTAGTCAATCAGCTGCGGCCATTCTGAGGCGGGCGCCTCCGGCAGTTCCGGCGGCTCGACGTCGAGGCCGATGGCTTCAGCGAGGGCGTCGGTCAAACCGCGACGCAGCGTGGCGTTCCACCCGAAGCCGGGGAAGACGGGTTCGATGTGGGCGGACGGCCGCTGCATGATTGTCGAAAGCCCGATGGGCGTGAGCAGCATCGACACCACGGTGTAGAAGCCGAGCGCCTGCCAGTCGATCGGGCGTCCGCTGATCTCCTCATAGTGGGCGATCGGTTTTCGCAGCGGCCCGGTCGGATAGAGCATGTTGCGCATCCTGATCACGCCGAGGTCGAGCATCGGGTCACCGATGTGGGACAGTTCCCAGTCGATCAGCGCGGTGAGATGCCCGTCGGCGAACATGAATTGGCCGGGGCCGGTATCGCCCTGCACGAAGCTGACGTACCGATCACCGGGCGGGACGTTGGCGTGCAGCCACCAGATCCCCAGCTCCAGTAGGGGTTCGGGTTTCAGGTATTGCTTCCACCCGGCAAAGTCTTGCTCGACGTATCCGAATTTGCCGCCGAACGCCCTTTCTTCTGGCGTGACAGGGATTTTCAAGCCGGACAGGGTCATGGAATCGACATCGAGGCGATGCAGGGCGGCGAGCTGCTCGATGTATTCGGTCATTACCCGTTCGCGGGTTTCATCGTCGGGCGCGTCCTTGAGTTCATTGGTGCCCTCGACGCGCTCCATGAGGATGAATCGGTGCTCGTCGTTGAAGCCGAGAAACTCGGGAACTTTGATGCCCTGGCCCTGTAGCGCTTTGAGCACGCGTGCTTCGTGAGCGATGTCGAAATGCTGTTGGAATGTGGAGCCCGCAGCGAGCCCTTGTCGCTCTGAGCGCACCAGCACCTCGATCGTGCCCTCGGGTCGTTCGATCTTCAAGAAGTGGTGGGGTCGCCACCGAACCTGCTGCTCGACATCGACGACCCGGCCGCCGCATCGTTGCTCGACCCACTGCACGGCCGAATCCGGCAGCGCCATCAGAACACCGCCACGGGATTGATCGGTGATCCCGAGCCCCCGACGACGCGTAGCGGGCTGATCATGAGCTGGAATTCCCAGCGTCCTAGCTCTGCGCACACCTCGCCGAGCCGCTCGAGGTCGCAGTTGTCAATGAGCGGCATGCCCATCGAATTGAGGGCATAGACGTGCACGGTGGCGCCTAGGGCCTCGGGGTAGATCGGTGGGATGGTCTCCTGGGGGCCGTCGCTGCCGATCACGGCCACGTCGCGTTGTTTGAGCCACGGCAAGCAGGCCTGATGCCATCCCGCCATTTGGCCCCAGCGGGCGTGATCGTGGGCATCAGCGTATTCGGTGGAGGAGCCGGTGGCGCTGCTTCCTTGATGCCAGCGGCCGGTGCGCAGCAGCACGATGTCGCCGGGCCCGATCTGCACGCCCTGGGCCTTCGCGGCGGCCTCCAGGTCGGCGGGGGTGACTGCACGGCCTCCTTCGAGCGCATCAACGCCTTCGATGCGGGGAATGTCAAGCAACACACCGCGGCTCACGATGCCGTCGCTCATCTCGGTGACCGATGCCCACAGCGCGCCGTGTTCGGAGGTCACCATGCCCGCCGGTCGGTCGTTGTAGATCCTTCCCTTCCAAAACAGGTGCGCCAGGGCGTCGATGTGGGTGACGTTGATGCCGTGGTACACCAGGCCGACGAATTCGACCGCGGATCCGAGATCGCCGTAGCCGAGCGCAGTCGGTGGTATCGAAGGATCAGCCTTCTGCACGCCCTCGCCGCTGGCGACGTAATACATCTGCGCGCAGTTGTCCGGATGCCCGTAGGCGGTGACCAGATCACGAGCGCACGACACCGTCCGGCCCTCGGTCACTAGGCGTGCCGCCGCAACCCGATGCTCAGGCTTTATCAGATTCAGGGTGCCGCGCTGATCGTCGGGGCCCCACCGGCCCCAATTCTTCAGCTCGTCGATGTAGTCGAGCACCTCGGAGGTGGTCGGCAGCTCTGCCATCGGTGGTGTCCTCCTTGAAAGGGTTGAGTCTGAGGCCTTTTCGTTCACTGAGGCGGCAACGCAGGGGCTTCCTCGTCGATGATGATGCGCAATGTCTGAGGGCCCAACAACATCGCGACCGGCATCGGATGAAATACCGGATCGGCCAGGTGGAATCTGACGACCCGGTTGAGGAACGTGCGCAATGCGATGCGAATCTCCATGCGGGCCAACCCTGCTCCGGGACAGATGTGGCGACCCGACCCGAACGACAAGTGATCGCGTGAACCGCGGCCTACAGCAAATACATCGGGCTCGCGGTGCA is from Mycobacterium conspicuum and encodes:
- a CDS encoding cytochrome P450; translated protein: MTTDASVEGNADPFELPDTLQLGPPVDPYPYVAEARRRNSVQRQWPLPLSTALGPEGMAGEEADINAVNVLGYEEVSAVFRDHETYSSALIGEAIGPLLAHTIVAMDEPEHRVHRALVAPAFRPRRVVHWEDELVRPVAHELIDSFVAAGQVDLVRRFTFALPVRVITRIFGVPREDVKKFQRWSIEMISIPLNWDRGMAAFHALRDYFAHLVGQRRRDPQDDLITELVEAEVDGHKLSDEEIFAFLRLLLPAGVETTYRSLGNLLFALLTHPDQLDEVRANPVLIPAAVEEGLRWEAPIFHTGRISTRPSRLGGVDIPAGALVNLFVGSANRDERIFPDPDTFDVHRDSNAQIAFAVGAHACLGNHLARMENRVALQTILERLPDLRLDPSAPTPQIVGMPLRSPDTLPVLFSSAS
- a CDS encoding phosphotransferase family protein, which codes for MALPDSAVQWVEQRCGGRVVDVEQQVRWRPHHFLKIERPEGTIEVLVRSERQGLAAGSTFQQHFDIAHEARVLKALQGQGIKVPEFLGFNDEHRFILMERVEGTNELKDAPDDETRERVMTEYIEQLAALHRLDVDSMTLSGLKIPVTPEERAFGGKFGYVEQDFAGWKQYLKPEPLLELGIWWLHANVPPGDRYVSFVQGDTGPGQFMFADGHLTALIDWELSHIGDPMLDLGVIRMRNMLYPTGPLRKPIAHYEEISGRPIDWQALGFYTVVSMLLTPIGLSTIMQRPSAHIEPVFPGFGWNATLRRGLTDALAEAIGLDVEPPELPEAPASEWPQLIDYLVEYLEVKCAPIETDEAGRFEISAATSIALSVQLESRVGAALLDADLSDMAKVLGRRPDDRDDGYAKLAELVAAGPAERLEELVWLFARTERRREYLHKPMMIAQDSGDFERLAPRKADR
- a CDS encoding cyclase family protein, coding for MAELPTTSEVLDYIDELKNWGRWGPDDQRGTLNLIKPEHRVAAARLVTEGRTVSCARDLVTAYGHPDNCAQMYYVASGEGVQKADPSIPPTALGYGDLGSAVEFVGLVYHGINVTHIDALAHLFWKGRIYNDRPAGMVTSEHGALWASVTEMSDGIVSRGVLLDIPRIEGVDALEGGRAVTPADLEAAAKAQGVQIGPGDIVLLRTGRWHQGSSATGSSTEYADAHDHARWGQMAGWHQACLPWLKQRDVAVIGSDGPQETIPPIYPEALGATVHVYALNSMGMPLIDNCDLERLGEVCAELGRWEFQLMISPLRVVGGSGSPINPVAVF